A genomic region of Nymphaea colorata isolate Beijing-Zhang1983 chromosome 2, ASM883128v2, whole genome shotgun sequence contains the following coding sequences:
- the LOC116248719 gene encoding uncharacterized protein LOC116248719: protein MTEEKWRPRVLRKSTPMKIQPIVDSGSPKPIKNEAATTKPAAKSRLKRMLERQFPGVLRNSLSERAGEPHGGSDTEPSSVCLAKMVQNFMEDNDKQAKCGRSRCNCFNGNGSDSSDDEQDAGDSTLLSGEGPELLKSLVQCASMAERNLLADTAKIVESRSKSCRKNVSLREFVEEGLLTLGYDASICRSKWEQSPSHPAGEYEYIDVIVAKAEGPPERLIVDVDFKSEFEIARSTSQYRAVLQSLPSIFVGKPDRLQQIVSLVSEAARHSLKKKGLHFPPWRKPEYMSAKWLSPYKRTKASADDDKMNAFAATAPTPAAAATPTTDLSLIAVKPSGLSTTSFSGEFELRFSGNDGESKASDGAGGQVKVVVTEWTLPAVKPKIAHKEGKIVTGLASVLREKP, encoded by the exons ATGACAGAAGAAAAATGGAGGCCTAGGGTCCTAAGAAAATCGACACCGATGAAGATACAGCCGATCGTCGATTCGGGCTCCCCGAAGCCGATCAAGAACGAAGCTGCCACGACTAAGCCGGCAGCAAAGTCGCGGCTCAAGCGGATGCTCGAACGCCAATTTCCGGGAGTCCTTAGAAACTCCTTGTCGGAGAGAGCCGGCGAGCCCCACGGTGGGAGCGACACTGAGCCCAGCTCCGTCTGCCTGGCAAAGATGGTTCAGAACTTCATGGAGGACAACGACAAGCAGGCGAAGTGCGGGCGCTCCCGATGCAATTGCTTCAACGGCAACGGCAGCGACAGCTCTGACGATGAACAAGACGCCGGAGATTCTACCTTGTTATCCGGCGAAGGCCCGGAACTTCTCAAA AGTTTGGTTCAGTGTGCTAGCATGGCGGAGAGAAACCTTCTTGCCGATACGGCGAAGATAGTGGAGTCGAGAAGCAAGAGTTGTAGAAAGAACGTCTCTCTGAGGGAGTTCGTTGAGGAGGGTCTTCTCACGCTCGGCTACGACGCCTCCATCTGCAGATCGAAATGGGAGCAATCCCCCTCGCATCCCGCTG GGGAATACGAATACATCGACGTGATCGTGGCCAAGGCTGAGGGGCCGCCGGAACGGCTCATCGTAGACGTCGATTTCAAGTCGGAATTCGAGATTGCGCGGTCGACGAGCCAGTACCGAGCGGTGCTCCAGTCCCTACCCTCCATCTTCGTGGGAAAGCCTGACCGCCTACAGCAGATCGTCTCCTTGGTCTCTGAGGCCGCCAGGCATTCGTTGAAGAAGAAAGGGCTCCACTTCCCACCCTGGAGAAAACCCGAGTACATGAGCGCCAAGTGGCTCTCTCCTTACAAAAGGACGAAGGCAAGCGCCGACGACGACAAGATGAATGCCTTCGCGGCCACCGCCCCGACCCCCGCCGCTGCAGCGACCCCCACCACTGACCTTTCCCTTATTGCCGTAAAACCATCCGGCCTCTCCACCACGAGTTTCTCTGGCGAGTTCGAGTTGCGTTTCAGCGGCAACGACGGTGAGAGTAAAGCCAGCGACGGCGCCGGCGGTCAGGTGAAGGTGGTGGTGACTGAATGGACACTACCGGCCGTCAAACCGAAGATTGCTCACAAGGAAGGCAAGATCGTCACGGGCTTAGCCTCTGTTCTCCGAGAGAAACCCTAA